From a single Daphnia pulex isolate KAP4 chromosome 2, ASM2113471v1 genomic region:
- the LOC124208503 gene encoding tRNA-specific adenosine deaminase 1-like — MDSIYDRKLLANQVAQLCYNHFDNLPKKGKPIEGKEWTVVAAFVQQIRQNDDTKSSLEVVSMGTGSKCVGQNKLSKDGDKLNDSHAEVVARRGFLRYMYHQMEIAASGKESGLFIVDPISKKFLLREGVSLIFFSSHTPCGDASIIVKENSKIMSNTTEEILKPSEIKVTSFDEEPPSKMPRFDIPDIHRTGAKCVEGGPQDLKQPGVNHHVAGVLRIKPGRGDRTLSMSCSDKLAKWNILGVQGSLLMNFLSKPIYVSHVIIGKCPYSQSVMERALITRFEHSDNQMGNAVFMQQKPDISQSQIEFKFGKVENDEDDQMHPCPSSISWCACPMKQLEVAVEGRKQGITKKNQNKPSCRLEICKKNLFQKFVSLLNCFPTDNLPIHLKEQHSDIQCMTYNKAKRLCSDYFEMWEQTRAKMLSTWTSKSTTLTEFTVCE, encoded by the exons ATGGATTCAATCTATGATAGAAAACTTCTGGCGAATCAAGTTGCTCAACTATGTTATAACCATTTTGACAATCTCCCAAAAAAAGGCAAACCTatagaaggaaaagaatgGACTGTAGTAGCTGCATTTGTTCAACAGATTAGACAAAATGATGATACAAAAAGTTCCCTTGAAGTTGTTTCCATGGGTACAGGCTCTAAGTGTGTTGGACAGAATAAGCTGTCAAAAGATGGTGATAAATTGAATGATAGTCATGCTGAAGTTGTTGCTAGGAGAGGTTTTCTCCGATACATGTACCATCAAATGGAAATAGCTGCTTCTGGCAAAGAAAGTGGCCTATTCATTGTGGACcccatttcaaaaaagtttttgctGAGAGAAGGAGTTTCacttattttcttctccagTCATACACCATGTGGTGATGCATCTATAATTGTAaaggaaaatagcaaaattaTGTCTAATACCACAGAGGAAATATTAAAACCATCTGAGATTAAGGTAACAAGTTTTGACGAAGAACCACCCTCAAAAATGCCAAGGTTTGATATTCCAGACATTCATAGAACAGGAGCAAAGTGTGTAGAAGGTGGACCCCAG GATTTAAAGCAACCTGGTGTTAATCACCATGTAGCTGGTGTTTTAAGAATAAAACCGGGAAGAGGGGACCGTACATTGTCAATGTCCTGTAGTGATAAACTCGCCAAGTGGAATATTTTGGGTGTTCAAGGATCTCTGTTAATGAATTTCCTTTCTAAACCTATTTATGTCTCTCACGTTATTATAGGGAAATGCCCCTATAGCCAATCCGTCATGGAACGTGCCTTAATCACAAGATTTGAACATTCAGACAATCAAATGGGAAATGCTGTATTCATGCAGCAAAAACCAGACATTAGTCAATCTcagattgaattcaaatttggcaaagtagaaaatgatgaagatgacCAGATGCACCCTTGTCCATCCAGTATAAGTTGGTGTGCTTGTCCTATGAAACAACTAGAAGTTGCAGTGGAAGGAAGGAAACAAGGAATTACAAAGAAGAACCAGAACAAACCGTCATGTCGATTAGAAATCTGCAAGAAGAATTTATTCCAGAAATTTGTCAGTCTCCTCAACTGCTTCCCAACTGATAATTTGCCAATTCATTTAAAAGAGCAGCATTCTGATATTCAATGTATGACATACAATAAAGCAAAGCGATTGTGTTCTGACTATTTTGAAATGTGGGAACAAACGCGCGCAAAAATGCTGTCGACGTGGACTTCAAAATCCACAACTTTGACTGAATTTACTGTTTGTGAATAA
- the LOC124189049 gene encoding mitochondrial amidoxime-reducing component 1-like isoform X1, with protein sequence MKPKLEMISAVGIGAAFLGAVVYKLYRKSKEEKNFRKLVKGWKACGVVSQLHIFPLKSGHGIPVEEAYAQKIGLVNGELQDRSFMAYNENNNFLFGRIHPKMVLIKISVSGNKVEFTAPNCESITFPIPSQSETEKQIKVRIFGEEVAAFDCGDQVAQWLSQYIFQKDSGARLAHLSYPKVSPRVLKSKPGQNWLKPTDAGLFSNATPFHLLSVESANDLNSRVDGVEISTLNFRPTITVSGCQRPYEEDDWRFVRIGEAVFRYVKGTERCILPTIDPATGIKDPNQEPLRTLRKYRLAEDPVLRKAMGESPLMGISLALEQAGRIRIGDVVYVGQL encoded by the exons ATGAAGCCCAAGTTGGAAATGATAAGCG CTGTCGGAATAGGAGCAGCCTTCTTAGGGGCCGTTGTTTACAAACTCTACAGGAAGTCCAAAGAGGAGAAAAATTTCAGGAAATTGGTTAAGGGTTGGAAAGCGTGCGGTGTAGTGAGTCAACTGCACATTTTCCCCCTTAAATCAGGTCATGGCATTCCTGTAGAAGAGGCATATGCACAAAAAATTGGCCTTGTCAATGGAGAACTTCAAGACAG GTCTTTTATGGCATACAATGAgaacaacaactttttgtttggtcGAATTCACCCCAAAATGGTTCTAATCAAAATATCTGTTTCTGGCAACAAAGTAGAATTTACAGCACCCAACTGTGAGTCAATTACTTTTCCAATTCCATCTCAATCTGAAAcagagaaacaaatcaaagtgAG AATATTTGGAGAGGAAGTAGCTGCTTTTGATTGTGGTGATCAAGTAGCTCAGTGGCTTTCACAATATATTTTCCAAAAAGATTCTGGTGCTAGACTGGCCCACTTGTCCTATCCTAAAGTATCTCCTCGCGTGTTGAAATCCAAGCCGGGCCAGAACTGGTTGAAGCCGACTGACGCG GGATTGTTCTCTAACGCTACCCCATTTCACTTGCTATCGGTGGAGTCGGCCAATGATTTGAATTCTCGAGTGGATGGCGTAGAAATTTCGACTTTAAATTTTCGTCCAACCATTACCGTCAGTGGATGTCAGCGTCCCTACGAGGAAGACGATTGGAGATTTGTCCGTATCGGCGAAGCTGTCTTCCGCTACGTCAAGGGAACCGAGCG ATGTATATTACCTACAATTGATCCAGCGACTGGAATAAAAGACCCTAACCAGGAACCTTTACGAACTCTTCGAAA ATACCGTCTTGCAGAGGATCCGGTGTTGCGTAAAGCCATGGGCGAGTCTCCTCTCATGGGAATCAGTTTAGCTCTGGAACAAGCCGGAAGGATCCGTATAGGTGATGTTGTCTACGTCGGCCAACTGTAA
- the LOC124189049 gene encoding mitochondrial amidoxime-reducing component 1-like isoform X2 → MDQIKVVLAVGIGAAFLGAVVYKLYRKSKEEKNFRKLVKGWKACGVVSQLHIFPLKSGHGIPVEEAYAQKIGLVNGELQDRSFMAYNENNNFLFGRIHPKMVLIKISVSGNKVEFTAPNCESITFPIPSQSETEKQIKVRIFGEEVAAFDCGDQVAQWLSQYIFQKDSGARLAHLSYPKVSPRVLKSKPGQNWLKPTDAGLFSNATPFHLLSVESANDLNSRVDGVEISTLNFRPTITVSGCQRPYEEDDWRFVRIGEAVFRYVKGTERCILPTIDPATGIKDPNQEPLRTLRKYRLAEDPVLRKAMGESPLMGISLALEQAGRIRIGDVVYVGQL, encoded by the exons ATGGATCAAATAAAAGTAGTTTTAGCTGTCGGAATAGGAGCAGCCTTCTTAGGGGCCGTTGTTTACAAACTCTACAGGAAGTCCAAAGAGGAGAAAAATTTCAGGAAATTGGTTAAGGGTTGGAAAGCGTGCGGTGTAGTGAGTCAACTGCACATTTTCCCCCTTAAATCAGGTCATGGCATTCCTGTAGAAGAGGCATATGCACAAAAAATTGGCCTTGTCAATGGAGAACTTCAAGACAG GTCTTTTATGGCATACAATGAgaacaacaactttttgtttggtcGAATTCACCCCAAAATGGTTCTAATCAAAATATCTGTTTCTGGCAACAAAGTAGAATTTACAGCACCCAACTGTGAGTCAATTACTTTTCCAATTCCATCTCAATCTGAAAcagagaaacaaatcaaagtgAG AATATTTGGAGAGGAAGTAGCTGCTTTTGATTGTGGTGATCAAGTAGCTCAGTGGCTTTCACAATATATTTTCCAAAAAGATTCTGGTGCTAGACTGGCCCACTTGTCCTATCCTAAAGTATCTCCTCGCGTGTTGAAATCCAAGCCGGGCCAGAACTGGTTGAAGCCGACTGACGCG GGATTGTTCTCTAACGCTACCCCATTTCACTTGCTATCGGTGGAGTCGGCCAATGATTTGAATTCTCGAGTGGATGGCGTAGAAATTTCGACTTTAAATTTTCGTCCAACCATTACCGTCAGTGGATGTCAGCGTCCCTACGAGGAAGACGATTGGAGATTTGTCCGTATCGGCGAAGCTGTCTTCCGCTACGTCAAGGGAACCGAGCG ATGTATATTACCTACAATTGATCCAGCGACTGGAATAAAAGACCCTAACCAGGAACCTTTACGAACTCTTCGAAA ATACCGTCTTGCAGAGGATCCGGTGTTGCGTAAAGCCATGGGCGAGTCTCCTCTCATGGGAATCAGTTTAGCTCTGGAACAAGCCGGAAGGATCCGTATAGGTGATGTTGTCTACGTCGGCCAACTGTAA